One genomic segment of Scylla paramamosain isolate STU-SP2022 chromosome 9, ASM3559412v1, whole genome shotgun sequence includes these proteins:
- the LOC135103661 gene encoding uncharacterized protein LOC135103661 isoform X1 — translation MLRERRPKIEEKMVSTEPNLRIPAVLMPAYHKLLNIETEEGKTAEKRVKVYCGICKETRYYSIHRGVTRIGGVVLACEACRHYYQKFKRKPCILRCRDKDSGSCHVLGDNSKNRCKACWIAHLLRICPFPEDLYLHLQGHLPSKLKASMSSKPVAPEDVTEDDRGELGLEVLQDKEWVDVNTVIPPEPEPVPEPEPKPEPELHDEEDTKMSEQDYETGKESESLPDGFEQNSDTLDNYASDCHEMQGTPCPNDSEVSSVEQVREIERDGLRWWMEQEEGTPYTLPESGSSESYYSVDGTSSSDGLTPLTPLQPAGCLTTLTPLQVPQDQHNQNGFHNSSTMLDNIKQEKYDWQDGESQEAQLFQKISIKREYYLQPEQMDDITLHTSPYFSSVTMGDQLGINILNQNYDSVNGSTSWNIENPCIDSMSRTSLQENTEPVKPTKRIRKPKVKLEEGEIMSTKTTSEKIKRSAPDNDTDGVPLPSPSKQKKKPDRFNGMDEKDVAMKTLPDHLGPNLDILIIGINPGLTAAHKGHHYAGPGNHFWKCMYLSGLIPKPFTAFDDFRLLEYGIGFTNMVSRTTRGSSDLTKKEIKEGGELLRLKLKRYKPRIAVFNGKGIYEIFSGKKEFCFGRQPEMVEGTKTHIWVMPSSSARCAQLPRALDKVPFYSALRKFRDYLKGTISELDEEEVVFSNVKLTNFKPPIKLEPEAEAAPESKCVSAKVAKHKHKKVGSDRTKGQKSPQKKKTSTSKT, via the exons ATGCTTCGTGAAC GACGaccaaaaatagaagaaaaaatggtGTCTACGGAGCCAAATTTAAGGATACCAGCTGTCCTTATGCCAGCATATCACAAGCTTTTGA ACATAGAAACAGAGGAGGGGAAGACTGCTGAGAAACGAGTCAAAGTTTATTGTGGAATTTGCAAAGAGACTCGTTACTATTCCATCCACCGGGGAGTGACTCGCATTGGAGGGGTTGTGCTAGCTTGTGAGGCTTGCCGGCACTACTACCAGAAATTCAAAAGAAAACCATGTATTTTACGATGCAGGGACAAGGACAGTGGCAG ttGCCATGTACTGGGTGATAACTCAAAGAACCGGTGTAAAGCATGCTGGATTGCACACCTTCTGCGCATTTGTCCTTTTCCTGAGGATTTGTATCTACACCTACAGGGACATCTTCCTAGTAAACTTAAG GCCTCTATGTCATCTAAGCCCGTTGCTCCTGAGGATGTGACAGAAGATGACCGTGGAGAGCTGGGTCTAGAGGTGTTGCAGGACAAGGAGTGGGTGGATGTCAATACTGTGATTCCACCAGAGCCAGAGCCAGTGCCTGAGCCTGAGCCAAAGCCTGAGCCAGAACTGCATGACGAAGAGGACACAAAGATGTCAGAGCAAGATTATGAGACTGGGAAAGAAAGTGAATCTCTCCCTGATGGTTTTGAA CAAAACTCTGACACACTTGACAATTATGCCTCTGACTGCCATGAGATGCAAGGAACACCTTGTCCCAATGACAGTGAAGTGAGCAGTGTAGAACAAGTGAGGGAAATAGAACGAGAT GGCTTGAGATGGTGGATGGAGCAAGAGGAAGGCACTCCTTACACCCTACCTGAGAGTGGCAGTAGTGAGTCATACTATAGTGT AGATGGTACAAGCTCTAGTGATGGCCTTACACCCCTGACGCCCCTTCAGCCTGCAGGCTGCCTTACCACTCTTACACCCCTTCAGGTGCCTCAAGACCAACACAACCAGAACGGCTTCCATAACTCTAGTACAATGTTAGACAA cataaaacaggaaaaatatgaTTGGCAAGATGGGGAGAGTCAAGAAGCTCAACTGTTTCAAAAGATAAGCATCAAAAGAGAATATTACCTTCAGCCAGAGCAAATGGATGACATAACTCTACACACTAGtccctatttttcttctgtgACCATGGGAGATCAACTTGGTATAAATATACTAAACCAGAACTATGATAGTGTTAATGGTAGCACCAGCTGGAATATAGAGAACCCCTGTATAGACAGTATGAGCAGAACTTCCCTCCAAGAAAACACCGAGCCTGTCAAGCCCACAAAACGGATTCGGAAACCTAAAGTGAAGCTGGAAGAAGGAGA GATCATGTCTACAAAAACAACATCGGAAAAGATCAAGAGATCTGCACCTGATAATGACACAGATGGAGTACCTTTACCTTCTCCAtccaagcaaaagaagaagCCAGATAGATTTAATGGAATGGATGAAAAAGATGTTGCAATGAAGACACTGCCAGACCACTTGGGACCAAATCTTGACATTCTTATT ATTGGCATCAATCCAGGACTCACAGCAGCTCACAAAGGACATCATTATGCTGGACCAGGCAACCACTTCT GGAAATGTATGTACTTGTCTGGCCTCATTCCAAAGCCGTTCACTGCCTTTGATGACTTTCGGTTGCTGGAGTATGGCATTGGCTTCACCAACATGGTTTCCCGTACCACAAGAGGCTCCAGTGACCTTACCAAAAAGGAGATCAAAGAAG GAGGGGAACTTCTTCGGTTAAAGTTAAAAAGATACAAACCTCGAATAGCTGTGTTTAATGGCAAGGGAATTTACGAAATATTCTCAGGGAAAAAGGAATTCTGCTTTGGAAGACAACCAGAGATGGTAGAAGGAACCAAAACA CATATATGGGTGATGCCATCATCCTCAGCAAGGTGTGCCCAACTCCCAAGAGCTCTTGACAAGGTTCCATTCTACTCTGCTTTGCGGAAGTTTCGGGATTACCTGAAAGGTACTATAAGTGAGTTAGATGAAGAAGAAGTTGTTTTCTCAAATGTAAAATTGACCAATTTCAAGCCTCCAATAAAACTGGAACCAGAAGCAGAGGCTGCACCAGAATCTAAGTGTGTGTCTGCCAAGGTAGCCAAACATAAACACAAGAAAGTGGGAAGTGACAGGACAAAAGGGCAGAAATctccacaaaagaaaaaaacaagtacttcaaaaacttga
- the LOC135103661 gene encoding uncharacterized protein LOC135103661 isoform X2, translating into MLRERRPKIEEKMVSTEPNLRIPAVLMPAYHKLLKTEEGKTAEKRVKVYCGICKETRYYSIHRGVTRIGGVVLACEACRHYYQKFKRKPCILRCRDKDSGSCHVLGDNSKNRCKACWIAHLLRICPFPEDLYLHLQGHLPSKLKASMSSKPVAPEDVTEDDRGELGLEVLQDKEWVDVNTVIPPEPEPVPEPEPKPEPELHDEEDTKMSEQDYETGKESESLPDGFEQNSDTLDNYASDCHEMQGTPCPNDSEVSSVEQVREIERDGLRWWMEQEEGTPYTLPESGSSESYYSVDGTSSSDGLTPLTPLQPAGCLTTLTPLQVPQDQHNQNGFHNSSTMLDNIKQEKYDWQDGESQEAQLFQKISIKREYYLQPEQMDDITLHTSPYFSSVTMGDQLGINILNQNYDSVNGSTSWNIENPCIDSMSRTSLQENTEPVKPTKRIRKPKVKLEEGEIMSTKTTSEKIKRSAPDNDTDGVPLPSPSKQKKKPDRFNGMDEKDVAMKTLPDHLGPNLDILIIGINPGLTAAHKGHHYAGPGNHFWKCMYLSGLIPKPFTAFDDFRLLEYGIGFTNMVSRTTRGSSDLTKKEIKEGGELLRLKLKRYKPRIAVFNGKGIYEIFSGKKEFCFGRQPEMVEGTKTHIWVMPSSSARCAQLPRALDKVPFYSALRKFRDYLKGTISELDEEEVVFSNVKLTNFKPPIKLEPEAEAAPESKCVSAKVAKHKHKKVGSDRTKGQKSPQKKKTSTSKT; encoded by the exons ATGCTTCGTGAAC GACGaccaaaaatagaagaaaaaatggtGTCTACGGAGCCAAATTTAAGGATACCAGCTGTCCTTATGCCAGCATATCACAAGCTTTTGA AAACAGAGGAGGGGAAGACTGCTGAGAAACGAGTCAAAGTTTATTGTGGAATTTGCAAAGAGACTCGTTACTATTCCATCCACCGGGGAGTGACTCGCATTGGAGGGGTTGTGCTAGCTTGTGAGGCTTGCCGGCACTACTACCAGAAATTCAAAAGAAAACCATGTATTTTACGATGCAGGGACAAGGACAGTGGCAG ttGCCATGTACTGGGTGATAACTCAAAGAACCGGTGTAAAGCATGCTGGATTGCACACCTTCTGCGCATTTGTCCTTTTCCTGAGGATTTGTATCTACACCTACAGGGACATCTTCCTAGTAAACTTAAG GCCTCTATGTCATCTAAGCCCGTTGCTCCTGAGGATGTGACAGAAGATGACCGTGGAGAGCTGGGTCTAGAGGTGTTGCAGGACAAGGAGTGGGTGGATGTCAATACTGTGATTCCACCAGAGCCAGAGCCAGTGCCTGAGCCTGAGCCAAAGCCTGAGCCAGAACTGCATGACGAAGAGGACACAAAGATGTCAGAGCAAGATTATGAGACTGGGAAAGAAAGTGAATCTCTCCCTGATGGTTTTGAA CAAAACTCTGACACACTTGACAATTATGCCTCTGACTGCCATGAGATGCAAGGAACACCTTGTCCCAATGACAGTGAAGTGAGCAGTGTAGAACAAGTGAGGGAAATAGAACGAGAT GGCTTGAGATGGTGGATGGAGCAAGAGGAAGGCACTCCTTACACCCTACCTGAGAGTGGCAGTAGTGAGTCATACTATAGTGT AGATGGTACAAGCTCTAGTGATGGCCTTACACCCCTGACGCCCCTTCAGCCTGCAGGCTGCCTTACCACTCTTACACCCCTTCAGGTGCCTCAAGACCAACACAACCAGAACGGCTTCCATAACTCTAGTACAATGTTAGACAA cataaaacaggaaaaatatgaTTGGCAAGATGGGGAGAGTCAAGAAGCTCAACTGTTTCAAAAGATAAGCATCAAAAGAGAATATTACCTTCAGCCAGAGCAAATGGATGACATAACTCTACACACTAGtccctatttttcttctgtgACCATGGGAGATCAACTTGGTATAAATATACTAAACCAGAACTATGATAGTGTTAATGGTAGCACCAGCTGGAATATAGAGAACCCCTGTATAGACAGTATGAGCAGAACTTCCCTCCAAGAAAACACCGAGCCTGTCAAGCCCACAAAACGGATTCGGAAACCTAAAGTGAAGCTGGAAGAAGGAGA GATCATGTCTACAAAAACAACATCGGAAAAGATCAAGAGATCTGCACCTGATAATGACACAGATGGAGTACCTTTACCTTCTCCAtccaagcaaaagaagaagCCAGATAGATTTAATGGAATGGATGAAAAAGATGTTGCAATGAAGACACTGCCAGACCACTTGGGACCAAATCTTGACATTCTTATT ATTGGCATCAATCCAGGACTCACAGCAGCTCACAAAGGACATCATTATGCTGGACCAGGCAACCACTTCT GGAAATGTATGTACTTGTCTGGCCTCATTCCAAAGCCGTTCACTGCCTTTGATGACTTTCGGTTGCTGGAGTATGGCATTGGCTTCACCAACATGGTTTCCCGTACCACAAGAGGCTCCAGTGACCTTACCAAAAAGGAGATCAAAGAAG GAGGGGAACTTCTTCGGTTAAAGTTAAAAAGATACAAACCTCGAATAGCTGTGTTTAATGGCAAGGGAATTTACGAAATATTCTCAGGGAAAAAGGAATTCTGCTTTGGAAGACAACCAGAGATGGTAGAAGGAACCAAAACA CATATATGGGTGATGCCATCATCCTCAGCAAGGTGTGCCCAACTCCCAAGAGCTCTTGACAAGGTTCCATTCTACTCTGCTTTGCGGAAGTTTCGGGATTACCTGAAAGGTACTATAAGTGAGTTAGATGAAGAAGAAGTTGTTTTCTCAAATGTAAAATTGACCAATTTCAAGCCTCCAATAAAACTGGAACCAGAAGCAGAGGCTGCACCAGAATCTAAGTGTGTGTCTGCCAAGGTAGCCAAACATAAACACAAGAAAGTGGGAAGTGACAGGACAAAAGGGCAGAAATctccacaaaagaaaaaaacaagtacttcaaaaacttga